GGTGCCGCCACTGTAAGCGGGGAGTGACCCTGCATTGAGCCACTGGCGAGTGGCGTGGTTCGTGATCGTCTTTTGTGAAACGCGGGGGGTGTCCTCTGACCGTTTCACGAGAGCCAGTTCACGCGTCACGTTCCGTTGGGAAGGCGCAGGGATGCCAGGATCCGTAAGTCAGGAGACCCAACTGACGGCCGTTACGACTGAACCCTTCGAGCGAAAGGGAATGTCAGGATGTTGAGGATTGTCAGGGAATGGTCTGTCAGGTGTCTGTTCGTACTACTGCTATGCGCCCCGTTTCTCTGGACGGCAGCCGTCTTTGCCGAAGAACCGGTTGAACCTGAGTCGATCGTGCAGGCTGAAGAAGTTGTCGTCTCAGCCACGAAAACACCGGTGCCAACGAGTCAGGTCACCAGCGCCGTAGACGTCATCACGGCGCAAGACATGAAAAAACAAAACCTTCGACAGGTCGCCGACGCCCTCCGGTTAGCGCAGGGGCTCGCGGTGTTCTCGAGCGGCGGGCCGGGGACCGAAGTCAGTGCACGCATTCGCGGGGGCAGTTCGAGCCAGACGTTAGTGTTGATCGACGGGGCTATCGTCAACAGCGGGACCCTGGGAAGCTATAACTTCGCCAATCTGACGACCGACAATATCGAGCGAGTCGAAATTCTCCGCGGGGCGCAGAGTATGTTATGGGGATCTGACGCCATGGGGGGCGTGATCAATATTGTCACGAAGAAAGGCGAGGGTCCGCTCTCCGCGACCGGTTTTCTGGAATATGGATCGTTCGCGAGTCTGCGCGAGGGCGGCACGGTGTCCGGGAAACAGGGCGCGGTCGACTACAGCTTCTCGCTGTCCCGATGGGACACCTCCAGCTTTTCCGCCGTCAACTATCGCAGGGGCGCCACCGAACGGGATTCGTTCCACAATTGGCAGGGGTCAGGGCGAATCGGTGTGGACCTCCCGCGTGACGGGCGGCTCGATTTCACCGTGCGCTGGATGAATTCGGATACGCAGCTCGACAATATCTCGGCGACGTTTCCGGCGGATGTTTATGGGTCGAAGATGCGCAGCCAGCAGTATGTGTTCAGCGGCAGTTACGAACAGCCGATTACCGGTTGGTGGTCGCAAAAACTCACCCTCGCGCGGTCGCAGGAAGCCTCGCTGTTTTTGCCGGGGACATTACAACGGAGTCTCGTCAGTGGATTCTTCAGCACGCCGTTCGGATCTCCGAATGAGACCCGGGTGCTTTCCAATCGTCTGGAGTGGCAACATAATTTCCAGATCACGAAGCTGCTCCTGATCAGCGCGGGGTATCAATTCCGCGAACAGCAGGGGGAGAACGACACCGGCCTCATCAATCGCGTCCTGAGTTCTCACGCTGGATTCGCGCAGGCACAGTTCAATCTGTGGGATCGAGTCTTCGCGACGGCTGGTGTACGGCATGACAGTTACAATGTCTTCGGCGATGCCACCACCTATCGTCTGACTGGCGGGTACTATCATAAGGAAACCGATACCAAACTGCGCGTCGGGTATGCGACTGGTTTCCGGGCGCCCAGCATGAACGAACTGTACTTTCCGAATTTCGGCAATCCCAATCTGGGACCGGAGAAAAACCAAAGTATGGATGCGGGGATCGATCAGTACGTGTTCTCGAAGCAGTTGAAACTGAGCGGAGGCTTTTTCTGGAACCACTATCGCAATCTCATTATCACCACGTTTGATCCGGCGTTTTGCGCGCCGCTCAGCACGTTCGGTTTCTGCCCGCAACAAGTCGGGGCGGCGTCGACCAAAGGATGGGAAGTCGGGCTGACCTATACCTATGAAAGCGATCGGCCGTTGCTGCGCGGCGTGGTCGTGCAAGCCCAGTATACCAATACGCTCACGCGCGATCTTGAGGCGCACACCAGGTTGCCTCGCTGGCCGACCGACCAGTGGAGCGCCTCGGTGAGCTATCAACCCATCGAGCCCTTGTGGATCACCGTGATCGGGCGATACGTTGGATCACGGTTCAATACCACCGGCGAACAGCAGAGTCTCCGGGCCTTCGACGTCTGGTCGCTGGCCGTGACCTACGATGTGACTAAGCAACTTCAGGCGTATCTTCGGGCCGAGAACCTGTTCAATGAGAAGTATGAAGAAATCGCCAGCGCGGGCGTGCCGATCCGGTCGATTTTCGGCGGCGTCCGGGTCGCCTTTGGGGGAAAGTCGTAAATCACCCATGAGGATTGCGTGGTGAGGCAACGTCCTCGTCTGGTCATTGCCGGCACCCATAGCGGTGTCGGCAAGACCACCGTCACGCTGGCGTTGATGGCCGCCTTGAAGGCCAGGGGATTGGTGGTTCAACCCTTCAAGGTTGGGCCGGATTTTATCGATCCCGGTCATCATCAGCTGGCGACCGGTCGGCCCTCGCGCAATCTGGACGGGTGGATGTTGACCGAGGCCGTCAACCGATCGATCTTTTCACAGGCGTCGGCCGATGCGGATCTGTCGATTATCGAAGGCATGATGGGCCTCTTTGACGGGAGTTCCCCGGTACATGAACAGGGCAGCACGGCTGAATTGGCCAAACAGCTCCACGCTCCGGTTCTGCTGGTGATCGACGGCAGCGCCATGGCGCGCTCGGCGGCGGCGATGGCGTCCGGCTACGCACGCTTCGATCCTGGACTGCGGGTGCAGGGAGTTCTGTTCAACCGCATACGAAGCGAGGGGCATTACCGTTTGTTGCGGGACGCGGTGGAAGCTGAGACAGGGCTCGCCGTGGTCGGTTACCTTCGGCCCGACGCCTCGGTGACAATCCCGGACCGGCATCTAGGTCTTAGGACTGCCATTGAAGCAGGGCAGAGTGATCTGTACGACCGGCTGGCGCGGTCT
This genomic stretch from Nitrospira sp. CR1.1 harbors:
- a CDS encoding TonB-dependent receptor, which codes for MLRIVREWSVRCLFVLLLCAPFLWTAAVFAEEPVEPESIVQAEEVVVSATKTPVPTSQVTSAVDVITAQDMKKQNLRQVADALRLAQGLAVFSSGGPGTEVSARIRGGSSSQTLVLIDGAIVNSGTLGSYNFANLTTDNIERVEILRGAQSMLWGSDAMGGVINIVTKKGEGPLSATGFLEYGSFASLREGGTVSGKQGAVDYSFSLSRWDTSSFSAVNYRRGATERDSFHNWQGSGRIGVDLPRDGRLDFTVRWMNSDTQLDNISATFPADVYGSKMRSQQYVFSGSYEQPITGWWSQKLTLARSQEASLFLPGTLQRSLVSGFFSTPFGSPNETRVLSNRLEWQHNFQITKLLLISAGYQFREQQGENDTGLINRVLSSHAGFAQAQFNLWDRVFATAGVRHDSYNVFGDATTYRLTGGYYHKETDTKLRVGYATGFRAPSMNELYFPNFGNPNLGPEKNQSMDAGIDQYVFSKQLKLSGGFFWNHYRNLIITTFDPAFCAPLSTFGFCPQQVGAASTKGWEVGLTYTYESDRPLLRGVVVQAQYTNTLTRDLEAHTRLPRWPTDQWSASVSYQPIEPLWITVIGRYVGSRFNTTGEQQSLRAFDVWSLAVTYDVTKQLQAYLRAENLFNEKYEEIASAGVPIRSIFGGVRVAFGGKS